In Psychromonas sp. psych-6C06, a single genomic region encodes these proteins:
- a CDS encoding ABC transporter substrate-binding protein, with protein sequence MISLGYFILYNFFSKAIKLIFILIIAFSSLAYSAPSKKQTIRALYVPLADHYAALVAYDRYKNKMIHANFQILQMKNWDFLRAYFQSGKADMAYVMSPLAMDMYHRNPNFKWIGLMHRDGNALAINELIKEKMKLVENRIHRKPDNQLAVALAQLLQERGQSTSIGVPHILSTHSVVLYQYLKNNGLQLTINEDNSKAVHLLPVAPHKAPGFIKGNSNRAIPAAFEQSLPWADIVETDKFGYIAWYSKDVLPSPHGHVECIAIATDKAITDKFLATKEVMDYIKIAGNDIEQARDQGGEALDDIVRIIQNHIPAHSKDAIIASLDPHLNVINYHSLNIDKPGLKLIMNFAVEAKILEKEIDIEQFSAPQFDN encoded by the coding sequence TTGATAAGCTTAGGGTATTTCATATTGTACAACTTCTTTAGCAAGGCAATAAAATTAATATTTATACTGATTATTGCCTTTTCCAGTTTAGCTTATTCAGCTCCATCTAAAAAACAGACAATCAGAGCGCTTTATGTGCCTCTTGCTGATCATTATGCTGCTTTAGTGGCCTATGACCGTTATAAAAACAAAATGATTCATGCAAATTTTCAAATTCTACAAATGAAAAATTGGGATTTCTTGCGTGCTTATTTCCAGTCAGGTAAAGCTGATATGGCCTACGTAATGAGTCCATTAGCCATGGACATGTATCATCGTAATCCAAATTTTAAGTGGATAGGGCTGATGCACCGCGATGGTAATGCACTCGCTATCAATGAGCTGATCAAAGAGAAAATGAAACTCGTTGAAAACCGTATACATAGAAAGCCTGATAATCAACTAGCCGTTGCATTAGCGCAATTATTGCAAGAACGTGGGCAAAGTACCTCAATTGGTGTTCCTCATATACTCTCCACACATAGTGTTGTCTTGTATCAATATTTAAAAAATAATGGTTTACAACTGACAATTAATGAAGATAACAGTAAAGCCGTTCATTTACTTCCTGTTGCCCCACATAAGGCGCCAGGGTTTATTAAAGGAAACAGTAATCGCGCTATTCCGGCTGCATTTGAGCAGTCTCTTCCTTGGGCGGATATTGTCGAAACAGATAAATTTGGCTATATAGCCTGGTATTCAAAAGATGTTTTACCCTCTCCTCATGGTCATGTCGAATGTATTGCAATAGCGACAGACAAAGCGATAACAGATAAATTTTTAGCCACTAAAGAGGTCATGGATTACATCAAAATTGCTGGTAATGATATCGAACAAGCAAGAGATCAAGGAGGAGAAGCATTAGATGATATTGTGCGTATTATTCAAAACCACATTCCTGCACATTCTAAAGACGCTATAATTGCGAGTTTAGATCCTCATTTAAATGTAATTAACTACCACTCTTTGAATATTGATAAACCAGGACTGAAATTAATCATGAACTTTGCTGTTGAAGCAAAGATATTAGAAAAAGAGATCGATATTGAGCAATTTTCCGCACCTCAGTTTGATAATTAG
- a CDS encoding TetR/AcrR family transcriptional regulator, whose product MAKSTQKQALLTEQRIQQAIVDIFMEKGWEAISYGSIAKHTGLSRGGVQRIVPNKDAMMGAFQGQVSEFFTKQLDFSNEHSLTDSWVRALDNLHFRNCLKFFIGAISNDSPGKALAKQGFENFSEKVGEEKMQSLIGLSVYRLLDA is encoded by the coding sequence ATGGCTAAAAGTACACAAAAACAAGCATTGTTAACAGAACAACGCATACAACAAGCAATTGTTGATATCTTTATGGAGAAAGGTTGGGAGGCAATAAGCTACGGCTCAATTGCAAAACATACTGGCCTCTCGCGCGGTGGCGTACAGCGTATTGTCCCGAATAAAGATGCAATGATGGGGGCCTTCCAAGGTCAGGTTTCTGAGTTTTTTACCAAGCAGCTCGACTTTTCTAATGAACATTCATTAACCGATAGCTGGGTTCGTGCGCTAGATAACCTGCATTTTAGAAATTGTCTTAAATTCTTTATTGGAGCAATTTCTAATGATTCACCGGGAAAAGCATTAGCAAAACAAGGTTTTGAAAATTTTTCTGAGAAAGTTGGTGAAGAGAAGATGCAATCATTAATCGGTTTATCGGTGTATCGCTTATTAGATGCATAA
- a CDS encoding DeoR/GlpR family DNA-binding transcription regulator: MLQQERHNMILDLLCQQGRVYATELSQDLGVSEDTVRRDLKQLDEDKLLRRVHGGALPLQQESEAYRERQDEIDPLKKRIALAAIQFIKPDQTILIDSGTTCLQFAMNLPTHFNFTVVTPSPLVASKLMYHDNIELILLGGKILKSAVMALGATTNAMLRKIHFDSCFLGVYALHPNKGLSINQLDEAETLATIIDQSEQVIVLGSSLKLGKMGTYQVCDSNKLNLLVTDSTSENKILQLLKDQGVQIEICAD, from the coding sequence ATGCTACAGCAAGAACGACATAACATGATCTTAGATTTACTTTGTCAGCAAGGAAGAGTCTATGCAACAGAGTTAAGCCAAGATCTTGGGGTCTCTGAAGATACTGTCCGCAGAGATTTAAAGCAGTTAGATGAAGATAAATTATTAAGGCGTGTTCATGGCGGTGCATTACCTTTGCAACAAGAGTCGGAAGCTTACCGGGAGCGACAAGATGAAATTGACCCTCTGAAAAAGCGCATTGCGTTAGCCGCCATTCAATTTATCAAACCTGACCAAACTATTTTAATTGATTCAGGAACAACTTGTTTACAATTTGCGATGAACCTACCCACCCACTTTAACTTTACAGTAGTGACACCAAGTCCATTAGTCGCAAGTAAATTAATGTATCATGATAATATCGAGTTGATACTCCTTGGTGGTAAAATTTTAAAGTCGGCGGTAATGGCGCTTGGAGCAACTACAAATGCCATGCTTCGCAAGATTCATTTTGACAGTTGTTTTCTAGGTGTATATGCTCTGCACCCTAATAAAGGCTTAAGTATTAATCAGTTAGATGAAGCTGAAACATTAGCAACCATTATTGATCAATCAGAACAGGTGATTGTTTTAGGGTCTTCATTAAAATTGGGAAAAATGGGCACTTATCAGGTTTGCGACAGTAATAAGCTGAATTTACTCGTGACAGATTCGACTTCAGAGAATAAAATATTGCAACTATTGAAGGATCAAGGGGTGCAAATAGAGATTTGCGCAGATTAA
- a CDS encoding AAA family ATPase — protein MKILSLEFENLNSLKGSWKIDFQSQDFVDNGLFVITGHTGAGKSTLLDAICLALYQQTPRLDKLTQSKNELMTRGTGSCRAEVDFSVKDKRYRVSWEQKRARKQAEGKLQAPICELATFSGDILATKSSEVLKRVIELTGLDFSRFTKSMLLAQGGFAAFLNASPKDRAELLEELTGTEIYAQISQYIFERNKEIQSELIQLTNQSALLTRLDDEDLASLLTEIDNLQQDYDNKTKQIKSVEVALQWQALAVRLTGQLKVASETLQQAQQAFDDFAPQKEKIVGALKAQPIVPYFVALNEQKKLVENNVNDFNEQQQKLTQLQDRLNTAEQFATYLSAKHQKAVLHHQAQTQRLNDELIPMDSQISDVTEQLNESLPLLEVQRQDTQKSKRCLDALSQQLNSEQNKNVSLSEKLKQQQTVIIDNDNLTLLEQFLSRYENESQKLQALAEKSDQSTDKITQTNALLNQVKKRLNDDETRLKSNTEAIAQIDVQKKSLIEKIGDNGSERLSQLHQKNNALIQLQQMTQSLDRLMQDNSKIVLDISGKESLAEEQKQKLSDLERQGKRLAIEEQDLQTLIKQDTLLRSIQDLQLQLEENHPCPLCGALEHPAVQNHVNLDIDSTEIRLQKKSKELNKKRAEYDQLKGQLKGLVQQIAELHKRQLEQKNEIASLSSNWLTNSYAQSLQLSYLPSSAELLNEKSNALADEINELENALKEYQQLERSALPLLQQKEQSNSQIIELKEQLNNVLNDLKIYQSTQSELSVQSNALQTEQKQLVEKIATCLPQNVQLPLILACPEEWLQSQKMQIMKFNEITEQLAQSTQTLQQLTQQYALQSQQQEQNERQFAEKELQLQQITARKNSLQAMRIQQFTEQSRQQLQQGYDQQLQITQAELEKAHAELNRLKLEIESVQGVCIALTSAKRKISDTQQEVEKQFNEQLSNNDYKSINEFQENCLDHQQIASLQTNLTVLNDALLTQKTQFESIQKQYDDHQASCPTNLDETQLNGRLTEFKGQLLSLNESLMNKKMTLQIDQSNKKKQQQLQQQQTDFKDTAHNWELLNKLIGQADGSKFRKFAQGLTLDNLIYLANREMAHLDQRYQLQRNVDEELALQVIDCWQANSVRDVKTLSGGESFLVSLGLALALSNLVSHKTQIESLFLDEGFGTLDESTLSMALDALERLNSTGKLIGIISHVDALKERINHQIHVHKNSGAGYSVLDKQYRKGE, from the coding sequence ATGAAGATTCTCTCCTTAGAGTTCGAAAACCTTAATTCTTTAAAGGGCAGTTGGAAGATTGACTTTCAATCGCAAGATTTTGTGGATAATGGCCTATTTGTGATCACTGGGCACACAGGTGCGGGAAAGAGTACTCTGTTAGACGCAATTTGTTTAGCGCTTTATCAGCAGACTCCTCGCCTTGATAAGTTGACTCAAAGCAAAAATGAACTGATGACTCGTGGAACAGGAAGTTGTCGTGCAGAAGTTGACTTTAGCGTGAAAGATAAGCGTTATCGTGTTTCGTGGGAGCAGAAACGTGCCCGCAAGCAAGCGGAGGGAAAATTACAAGCCCCTATTTGTGAGTTAGCTACGTTTTCTGGCGATATTTTGGCAACCAAAAGCAGTGAAGTTTTAAAGCGGGTTATTGAATTAACCGGACTTGATTTTTCTCGCTTCACAAAATCAATGTTACTTGCGCAAGGTGGCTTTGCTGCTTTTTTAAATGCCAGTCCTAAAGATCGTGCTGAGTTGTTAGAGGAGTTAACCGGAACAGAGATTTATGCACAAATTTCTCAGTATATATTTGAACGCAATAAAGAAATACAATCTGAGTTGATCCAGTTAACTAACCAATCAGCACTGTTGACACGATTAGATGATGAAGATTTAGCTTCATTGCTAACTGAAATAGACAACTTACAACAGGATTATGACAACAAAACGAAGCAGATTAAAAGTGTTGAGGTAGCGTTACAGTGGCAAGCGCTAGCTGTACGCTTAACAGGGCAATTAAAAGTAGCCTCAGAAACTTTACAGCAAGCCCAACAAGCATTTGATGACTTTGCCCCACAAAAAGAGAAGATTGTTGGTGCACTTAAAGCACAGCCTATTGTTCCCTATTTTGTTGCTCTTAATGAACAAAAGAAACTTGTTGAAAATAATGTAAATGATTTTAACGAACAACAACAAAAACTCACACAGCTACAAGATCGGTTAAATACTGCCGAACAGTTCGCCACTTATTTATCAGCAAAGCATCAAAAAGCAGTTCTTCATCACCAAGCACAAACACAACGCTTAAATGATGAGCTTATTCCGATGGATAGCCAAATCAGCGATGTTACAGAGCAACTGAACGAGTCATTACCGTTGTTAGAGGTCCAACGTCAAGACACACAAAAGAGTAAACGTTGTTTAGATGCACTCTCACAGCAATTAAACTCTGAGCAAAATAAAAATGTATCGTTGTCAGAGAAACTGAAACAGCAACAAACAGTTATCATTGATAACGATAACTTAACGTTACTTGAACAATTCTTATCCCGCTATGAAAATGAATCACAAAAGCTACAGGCTCTAGCTGAGAAATCAGATCAAAGTACCGATAAGATAACTCAAACTAATGCGTTACTGAATCAGGTCAAAAAGCGTCTGAATGACGATGAAACACGGTTAAAATCGAATACCGAGGCGATAGCGCAGATAGATGTTCAAAAAAAATCACTAATAGAGAAAATTGGAGATAATGGTAGTGAGCGCCTGAGCCAGCTACATCAAAAAAATAATGCCTTAATTCAACTGCAACAGATGACTCAGTCATTAGATAGGTTAATGCAAGACAACAGCAAAATAGTATTAGATATTAGCGGTAAAGAAAGCTTAGCAGAGGAACAAAAGCAAAAACTTTCTGATTTAGAGAGGCAGGGGAAACGGTTAGCCATTGAAGAGCAAGATCTTCAAACTTTAATTAAGCAAGATACTCTGCTTCGAAGTATTCAGGATTTACAGTTACAGCTTGAAGAGAATCATCCTTGCCCGCTATGTGGCGCTTTAGAGCATCCCGCAGTACAAAATCATGTTAACTTGGATATTGATAGTACAGAGATTCGTTTACAGAAAAAAAGTAAAGAGTTAAATAAAAAACGTGCCGAATATGATCAACTGAAAGGGCAATTAAAAGGGTTAGTTCAACAAATAGCAGAGCTACATAAGCGACAGCTCGAACAGAAAAATGAGATTGCTTCCCTTAGTAGTAACTGGCTAACAAATAGCTATGCACAATCATTACAGCTCAGTTATCTACCAAGTAGCGCGGAGTTGTTAAATGAAAAAAGTAATGCGTTAGCAGATGAAATTAATGAACTCGAAAATGCTTTAAAAGAGTATCAACAGTTAGAACGCTCTGCTTTACCTCTATTACAACAAAAAGAGCAATCAAATTCACAAATCATAGAGCTAAAAGAACAACTCAATAATGTGCTTAATGATCTTAAAATATACCAATCAACTCAGTCTGAGTTATCGGTACAATCAAACGCATTGCAAACAGAACAAAAACAGTTAGTTGAGAAAATTGCTACTTGTTTGCCTCAGAATGTGCAGTTGCCATTAATATTAGCCTGTCCTGAGGAGTGGTTGCAAAGTCAAAAAATGCAGATCATGAAATTTAATGAGATAACAGAACAATTGGCTCAATCAACACAAACCTTACAACAACTCACACAGCAATATGCATTGCAATCACAACAGCAAGAGCAAAATGAAAGACAGTTTGCAGAGAAAGAACTGCAGTTACAACAAATAACCGCACGTAAAAATAGTTTGCAAGCAATGCGTATTCAGCAGTTTACTGAACAAAGTCGACAGCAGTTACAGCAAGGCTATGATCAACAACTGCAAATAACGCAAGCTGAACTTGAAAAAGCCCATGCAGAGCTGAATCGGCTCAAGTTAGAAATAGAAAGTGTACAAGGTGTGTGCATCGCGTTAACCTCGGCAAAAAGAAAGATTAGCGATACGCAACAAGAAGTCGAAAAACAGTTTAATGAACAGCTTTCTAATAATGATTATAAATCGATAAATGAATTTCAAGAAAACTGTTTAGACCATCAACAAATCGCATCACTGCAAACAAACCTTACGGTATTAAATGATGCACTATTAACACAAAAAACACAGTTTGAAAGTATTCAAAAGCAATATGATGACCATCAAGCTAGTTGCCCGACTAATTTAGATGAAACACAACTCAATGGTCGATTAACAGAATTTAAAGGCCAGTTATTGAGCTTAAATGAGTCTTTAATGAATAAAAAGATGACACTACAAATTGACCAAAGTAATAAAAAAAAGCAGCAACAACTTCAGCAACAACAAACTGATTTTAAAGACACCGCACATAATTGGGAGTTGTTAAATAAACTTATTGGACAAGCTGATGGTAGTAAGTTTAGAAAGTTTGCTCAGGGATTAACACTGGATAATTTAATTTATTTAGCAAATCGAGAGATGGCACACTTAGATCAACGTTACCAGCTTCAACGTAATGTCGATGAAGAGCTCGCGTTACAAGTTATTGATTGTTGGCAAGCGAATAGTGTACGAGATGTAAAAACACTCTCTGGCGGTGAAAGTTTTCTAGTGAGCTTAGGGCTAGCACTGGCCCTGTCTAATTTAGTCAGTCATAAAACACAAATCGAGTCACTGTTTTTAGATGAAGGCTTTGGTACTTTAGATGAGAGTACATTGTCGATGGCACTTGATGCTTTGGAGCGTTTGAACTCAACGGGTAAATTAATTGGTATTATCTCTCATGTTGATGCATTAAAAGAGCGAATTAATCATCAAATCCATGTCCACAAAAACAGTGGCGCAGGGTATAGTGTGTTAGATAAGCAATATAGAAAAGGTGAGTGA
- the sbcD gene encoding exonuclease subunit SbcD, with the protein MKILHTSDWHLGQHFMMKTREAEHRAFLNWLIEEVSDQSIDVVVVAGDIFDSASPPSYARKLYSDFIVKLQNTSCAQLIIVSGNHDSVAVLNESKNLLSALNVSVLAGLSEDLTDHIIKVHDQHNKEVLICALPFLRATDVMVSESGSSADQKQLNLQQGIAKTYQAIYELASSQRIDAHTPIIATGHLTAVGCSVSDSVREIYIGTLTAFPASLFPSFDYVALGHLHRAQKVQKSEHIRYSGSPIPLSFDESKHDKKVIIASFSDNSALATSEVTIPIFQKLQVISGGLKSVMAQLSELMEEEISTWVEVKIKEAFYRSDVQIQLNELVAGSRVEILKISSPKIEENSQWQDKQVETLEALTPIELFQHRLDCEDSLSETQQTQLKTLFAQSYAELKEKQ; encoded by the coding sequence ATGAAAATATTACACACTTCAGATTGGCACTTAGGCCAACATTTTATGATGAAAACGCGCGAAGCTGAACACCGTGCCTTTCTGAATTGGTTAATTGAAGAGGTTAGTGACCAGTCCATTGATGTAGTGGTCGTTGCGGGGGATATTTTTGATAGTGCTTCACCACCATCTTATGCGCGTAAACTTTACAGTGATTTCATCGTTAAACTACAAAATACTAGCTGTGCACAATTGATCATCGTATCAGGTAATCATGATAGTGTGGCGGTGTTAAATGAAAGTAAGAATTTGTTGAGTGCCTTAAATGTATCGGTATTGGCAGGTTTAAGCGAAGATTTAACAGATCATATTATTAAGGTACATGATCAACACAACAAAGAAGTGCTTATCTGTGCATTGCCGTTTTTAAGAGCGACCGATGTTATGGTGAGTGAGTCGGGAAGCAGTGCTGATCAAAAGCAGTTAAATTTACAACAGGGAATAGCAAAAACCTATCAAGCTATATATGAACTAGCCTCTTCACAGCGCATCGATGCGCACACTCCGATAATCGCAACTGGTCATTTAACTGCTGTCGGTTGTTCGGTATCTGACTCGGTGCGTGAAATTTATATCGGTACACTCACTGCGTTTCCGGCTTCTTTATTTCCTTCCTTTGATTATGTTGCACTTGGGCACCTTCACCGTGCTCAAAAAGTACAAAAAAGTGAGCATATTCGTTACAGTGGCTCACCTATTCCATTAAGTTTCGATGAGTCAAAACATGATAAGAAGGTGATTATCGCTTCGTTTTCTGATAATTCCGCACTTGCCACTTCAGAGGTCACCATTCCTATTTTTCAAAAATTACAGGTGATAAGTGGTGGTCTGAAAAGCGTAATGGCACAGCTAAGTGAGTTAATGGAAGAGGAAATATCTACATGGGTTGAAGTTAAAATCAAAGAAGCTTTTTACCGGAGTGACGTACAGATACAGCTTAATGAGTTAGTCGCTGGCTCCAGGGTAGAGATTCTTAAAATAAGTAGCCCTAAAATAGAAGAAAATAGCCAGTGGCAAGACAAACAGGTAGAAACGTTAGAGGCACTAACTCCCATTGAGCTGTTCCAACATCGACTCGATTGCGAAGACAGTTTAAGTGAAACACAACAAACACAGTTAAAAACATTGTTTGCGCAAAGTTATGCGGAATTGAAGGAAAAGCAATGA
- a CDS encoding chemotaxis response regulator protein-glutamate methylesterase translates to MAIKVLIVDDSALIRRILTEVIDAQEGLVVVGTAPDPYVARGLIKSLNPDVLTLDVEMPKMNGLDFLEKLMKLRPMPVVMISTLTDKSSAVTIQALSLGAVDFVTKPKMDQMQEMRAYGDMIADKIRIAAGAKIKAVKASAVPIPSKQNVLIENTQITNRKIIAIGASTGGTEAIFQVLLGMPTDCPAIVITQHMPPGFTASFAARLNNHCDISVKEAIHNELIKPGTAYIAPGGSHLLISKRGGNYYTQLNQQDPVNRHRPSVDVLFDSVALCVGNQAVGVMLTGMGKDGAQGMLKMKQAGAFNFSQDEESCVVYGMPREAVNVGAVDQVETLNNISNAVLSYLTK, encoded by the coding sequence ATGGCTATTAAGGTTTTAATTGTAGATGACTCGGCCCTAATTAGGCGTATTTTAACTGAAGTCATCGATGCGCAAGAAGGTTTAGTTGTTGTAGGAACTGCTCCAGATCCTTATGTGGCGCGTGGATTAATTAAATCACTAAACCCCGATGTACTCACTTTAGACGTTGAAATGCCCAAAATGAATGGGCTTGATTTTCTTGAAAAATTAATGAAACTTCGACCAATGCCGGTTGTGATGATTTCAACATTAACAGATAAAAGCTCTGCGGTAACGATTCAGGCCTTAAGTTTAGGGGCTGTTGATTTTGTTACTAAACCGAAGATGGATCAAATGCAGGAGATGCGTGCATACGGAGATATGATAGCGGATAAAATTCGTATTGCGGCAGGGGCTAAAATTAAAGCGGTGAAAGCTTCTGCAGTTCCGATTCCTTCCAAGCAGAATGTATTAATTGAAAATACTCAGATAACCAATCGAAAGATCATCGCTATTGGTGCTTCGACTGGTGGTACAGAAGCAATTTTTCAAGTTTTATTAGGAATGCCAACCGATTGCCCTGCCATTGTAATAACGCAACATATGCCTCCTGGATTTACAGCATCATTCGCAGCAAGGCTAAATAACCATTGTGATATTTCAGTTAAAGAGGCAATACACAATGAATTAATCAAACCTGGTACTGCTTATATCGCGCCTGGAGGAAGCCACCTGTTAATTTCTAAAAGAGGTGGTAACTATTATACTCAACTTAACCAACAAGATCCCGTAAATAGACATAGGCCTTCTGTGGACGTGTTATTTGACTCTGTTGCGTTATGTGTTGGTAATCAAGCTGTGGGAGTTATGTTAACCGGCATGGGAAAAGATGGAGCACAGGGCATGTTAAAAATGAAACAAGCTGGCGCATTTAATTTTTCTCAAGATGAAGAAAGTTGTGTTGTTTATGGCATGCCAAGAGAGGCTGTAAATGTCGGGGCAGTTGATCAAGTCGAAACACTTAATAATATAAGCAATGCAGTATTAAGCTACTTAACTAAATAA
- the cheD gene encoding chemoreceptor glutamine deamidase CheD — MDREHLASSRCFDKKFKCEAIRVLPGEYYVSKHNKLIITVLGSCVAACIWDKKRGIGGLNHFMLPGKASSDFNKSARYGSFAMEVLINHIIQQGGRREDLVAKVFGGGRVMHHFTSFDIGQDNSTFIIDYLNNEAIPVIASDLGDIYPRKICFFPQTGKVMVRKLTKTHNQEIEKQEGSYFTQMSQEEVEGDIELFD, encoded by the coding sequence ATGGATAGGGAACATCTAGCTAGTAGTCGTTGCTTTGATAAAAAATTTAAATGTGAAGCGATACGCGTCTTACCCGGTGAGTATTATGTGAGTAAACACAATAAGCTTATTATCACTGTTCTAGGTTCTTGTGTTGCTGCTTGTATTTGGGACAAAAAACGCGGTATAGGTGGATTAAATCATTTTATGCTTCCTGGAAAAGCAAGTTCTGATTTTAACAAATCTGCACGTTATGGTAGTTTTGCAATGGAGGTGTTAATTAACCATATTATTCAGCAAGGGGGAAGGCGCGAAGATTTAGTTGCGAAAGTTTTTGGTGGGGGTAGGGTCATGCATCACTTTACTAGTTTTGATATTGGTCAGGATAATAGTACATTCATTATTGATTATCTTAATAATGAGGCCATCCCGGTTATTGCTTCTGACTTGGGAGATATTTATCCAAGAAAAATTTGTTTTTTTCCACAAACAGGTAAAGTAATGGTTCGTAAGTTAACTAAAACACACAATCAAGAAATTGAAAAACAAGAAGGTAGCTATTTCACTCAAATGAGCCAAGAAGAGGTTGAGGGTGACATTGAATTATTTGATTAA
- a CDS encoding CheR family methyltransferase, with protein MSSDREFVFTANDFSHVQQLIYDHAGISLSAQKTDLVYSRLAKRLRKLKIHRFDTYLKILDDVHHPEWEEFINALTTNLTSFFREAHHFKRLSQHLKAHFSRATTKDPVKIWCAASSTGEEPYSIAMTVATTYGKLTPPVKILATDLDTNVLEKARCGVYHIDNIDKLSALQKERFFLKGTGGQSGHVMVRPEIKSLITFNQLNLLADWPIKGTFDIIFCRNVMIYFDKPTQYQLLEKFSKYLNKGGLLIVGHSESFPEASHIFKIDKQTVYIRC; from the coding sequence ATGAGTAGCGACCGTGAATTTGTTTTTACCGCCAATGACTTTTCTCATGTTCAGCAATTAATTTATGATCATGCTGGAATTTCGCTTAGTGCACAAAAAACAGACCTAGTTTACAGTCGCTTAGCGAAACGGTTACGCAAACTAAAAATACATCGTTTTGATACTTATCTAAAAATATTAGATGATGTTCATCATCCTGAGTGGGAAGAATTTATTAATGCGCTGACTACTAACTTGACTTCATTTTTTCGAGAAGCCCATCATTTTAAAAGACTTTCTCAACACCTTAAAGCGCATTTTTCACGTGCGACAACAAAAGATCCCGTTAAGATTTGGTGTGCTGCTAGTTCAACAGGGGAAGAGCCATATAGCATTGCAATGACAGTGGCGACAACCTATGGGAAATTGACTCCACCGGTTAAAATTTTAGCGACTGACTTGGACACCAATGTCTTAGAAAAAGCAAGATGTGGAGTATATCATATCGACAATATCGATAAATTATCGGCATTACAAAAAGAACGTTTTTTCTTAAAGGGAACAGGTGGGCAGTCTGGGCATGTCATGGTGCGCCCTGAGATTAAATCTTTGATCACTTTTAATCAATTAAATCTGCTTGCTGATTGGCCCATTAAAGGCACATTTGACATTATATTTTGTAGAAATGTCATGATTTATTTTGATAAGCCCACCCAGTACCAATTATTAGAAAAATTTTCTAAATACTTAAATAAAGGTGGTTTACTGATTGTCGGCCACTCAGAAAGCTTTCCCGAAGCAAGCCATATTTTCAAAATTGATAAGCAAACAGTATATATACGTTGTTAA